From Desulfuromonas soudanensis, the proteins below share one genomic window:
- the uvrC gene encoding excinuclease ABC subunit UvrC, whose translation MAAEEIDPKKFPTAAGVYLMKGEDGTVLYVGKAKNLRNRLRSYFSSAAGDGRAQIRFLLPRVRTVETIVTDTEKEALILENTLIKKYRPRYNIHLRDDKTYVSVRIDPGEEFPALQVVRKVRADGALYFGPFSSGGAVRETLKEIYRIFPLRHYPLTTCRRRGRPCLFYQIGQCSAPCHGRISAAEYAGLVQGVVDLLSGREEAVVALLRERMKAVAAATRFEEAARLRDQIRSIEQTVERQKVVAPGGGDEDVIGLHREGGEVEVAILFIRQGKLIGRRNFSLEWRLDEDELLSSFLQQYYSREVLVPDRVLVPFAPADAETLGDWLGERRGRKVSVLAPQRGARAELVLMAARNAAETFRERGSRREARDGILEEIRTRLHLSREPRRMECFDISNVQGDFSVGSMVVTIDGEPARDQYRHFRIRTVTGADDYASLYEVLKRRLTRGISEDVLPDFILIDGGKGQLSVLAAVLEELGLSGRIDAAGIAKSRVVSNVRGKGVERSEERFFLPGRKNPLMLRQGGAALFMLERLRDEAHRFAITYHRKLRGKEALASALEEVEGIGPSRRKALLRHFGSLKRIRDASLEELSAAPGLPAAAARNLHAFLHPEGDA comes from the coding sequence GTGGCCGCCGAGGAGATCGACCCGAAAAAATTCCCCACCGCCGCCGGCGTCTACCTGATGAAGGGGGAGGACGGCACCGTCCTCTACGTCGGCAAGGCGAAGAACCTGCGCAACCGGCTGCGCAGCTACTTTTCTTCCGCTGCCGGCGACGGCCGGGCGCAGATTCGCTTTCTCCTCCCCCGGGTCCGGACAGTCGAGACCATCGTCACCGACACGGAAAAAGAAGCGCTGATCCTCGAAAACACCCTGATCAAAAAATACCGGCCGCGCTACAACATCCACCTGCGGGACGACAAGACCTACGTTTCGGTGCGCATCGATCCCGGGGAAGAATTTCCCGCCCTGCAGGTGGTGCGCAAGGTCCGCGCCGACGGAGCGCTCTACTTCGGCCCCTTTTCCTCCGGCGGTGCGGTGCGGGAAACCCTCAAGGAAATCTACCGCATCTTTCCCCTGCGCCACTATCCCCTGACGACCTGCCGCCGCCGCGGCCGCCCCTGCCTTTTTTACCAGATCGGCCAATGCAGCGCTCCCTGCCACGGGCGCATCAGCGCCGCCGAATACGCCGGGCTGGTCCAGGGGGTTGTCGATCTCCTTTCGGGTCGGGAAGAGGCGGTGGTGGCGCTGCTGCGGGAGAGGATGAAGGCCGTCGCCGCGGCGACACGCTTCGAGGAGGCGGCCCGCCTGCGCGACCAGATCCGCTCCATCGAGCAGACGGTGGAACGGCAGAAGGTGGTGGCTCCCGGCGGCGGCGACGAGGACGTCATCGGTCTCCATCGGGAGGGGGGGGAAGTCGAGGTGGCGATCCTCTTTATCCGCCAGGGGAAGCTGATCGGCCGCAGAAATTTCTCCCTGGAATGGCGCCTCGACGAGGACGAGCTTCTCTCCTCCTTCCTGCAGCAGTACTACAGCCGCGAAGTTTTGGTTCCCGACCGGGTGCTCGTCCCCTTCGCCCCGGCGGATGCGGAAACCCTCGGCGACTGGCTCGGCGAACGTCGCGGCCGAAAAGTCTCGGTGCTCGCCCCGCAGCGGGGGGCGCGGGCCGAACTGGTCCTCATGGCGGCGCGCAATGCCGCCGAAACCTTTCGCGAGCGGGGGAGCCGCCGGGAGGCCCGGGACGGGATTCTCGAAGAGATCCGCACCCGCCTGCACCTCTCCCGGGAGCCGCGGCGCATGGAGTGTTTCGACATCTCCAACGTCCAGGGGGACTTCAGCGTCGGCAGCATGGTGGTGACCATCGACGGCGAACCCGCCCGGGACCAGTACCGCCATTTCCGCATTCGCACCGTCACCGGGGCCGACGACTACGCCTCCCTGTACGAGGTCCTCAAGCGTCGCCTGACGCGGGGGATTTCCGAGGACGTCCTTCCCGACTTCATTCTTATCGACGGAGGGAAGGGGCAACTCTCCGTTCTGGCGGCGGTCCTCGAGGAGCTGGGCCTGTCCGGGCGCATCGATGCCGCCGGGATCGCCAAGAGCCGTGTGGTTTCCAACGTGCGCGGCAAGGGGGTGGAGCGCAGCGAAGAGCGCTTCTTTCTCCCCGGGCGCAAGAACCCCCTGATGCTCCGTCAGGGGGGGGCCGCCCTCTTCATGCTCGAGCGCCTGCGGGATGAGGCGCACCGCTTCGCTATCACCTACCACCGCAAGCTGCGCGGCAAGGAGGCTCTGGCGTCGGCCCTGGAAGAGGTCGAAGGCATCGGCCCCTCCCGGCGCAAGGCCCTCCTTCGCCATTTCGGCAGTCTGAAGAGAATCCGGGACGCGTCGCTGGAGGAGCTGTCGGCCGCTCCCGGGCTCCCCGCGGCGGCGGCGCGCAACCTCCACGCCTTTCTTCATCCCGAGGGTGACGCCTGA
- a CDS encoding cyclic nucleotide-binding domain-containing protein translates to MNPLWSNIFRKKTDEESLSYFLGKVPIFADLGTRELASLEELVHPRHYDPRETVFEEGDPGSGMYLVRTGHIQIFLRHGDGTEEELALLCPGDFFGETTLAAPAPRTASARSLDHSELLGLFRADLLATTQKYPTIASKILMGLTRVVSERLQAAGLEIRRLKTAATTGPAGE, encoded by the coding sequence ATGAATCCGCTCTGGAGCAATATTTTCCGCAAGAAAACAGATGAGGAGTCCCTCTCCTATTTTCTCGGGAAGGTACCGATCTTTGCCGATCTCGGCACCCGGGAACTGGCCTCCCTCGAGGAGCTTGTCCACCCGCGTCATTACGATCCCCGGGAGACGGTCTTCGAGGAGGGGGACCCGGGGAGCGGCATGTATCTGGTACGCACCGGACATATCCAGATCTTCCTTCGCCATGGTGACGGGACCGAGGAGGAGCTCGCCCTCCTCTGTCCCGGCGACTTTTTCGGTGAAACCACCCTCGCCGCCCCGGCTCCCCGCACCGCTTCGGCGCGCTCCCTCGACCACAGCGAACTCCTCGGCCTCTTCCGCGCCGACCTGCTGGCGACGACCCAGAAATATCCCACCATCGCCAGCAAGATTCTCATGGGGCTGACCCGGGTCGTCAGCGAACGGCTGCAGGCCGCCGGCCTCGAAATCCGCCGGCTGAAAACGGCCGCGACCACCGGGCCGGCCGGAGAATAA
- a CDS encoding AI-2E family transporter: MTPSKFPTRAGLLLFYLVLTAAIATGLALFSSASTIIALFRDATAGLLLPLILSLIATFLLEPLVKVIERGGRSRTTSIFVVFFLVAIAMALSALWLAPHWQQMWGSLKTDIPRYTSGLITFLRSAQNDLRQHLPFIDSYDLPARARALAEQLVSQILVQTPRSALRLASLLFIVPLFSFFFLRDGQRIMRAIIALAPNRHFEMAHDLSYGISRQLAHFIRGRILEAFIVGLVVAIGLSFTDIRYAPLLGVFAGVTNLIPYIGPLIGMIPGILIALVDLGLGGEFWWIVTVYFLIAQVIVDGFILIPVLISRVSNLHPLWVILAIIMGGKLYGVLGMIIGVPVASIIKITILEIRHYRRTFTLPEVAGDGERIL, translated from the coding sequence ATGACCCCCAGCAAATTCCCCACCCGCGCCGGACTTCTCCTCTTCTATCTGGTCCTGACCGCTGCCATCGCCACCGGCCTGGCCCTTTTTTCTTCGGCCTCGACGATCATTGCCCTATTCCGCGACGCCACCGCCGGCCTCCTTCTCCCCCTCATCCTGTCCCTGATCGCCACCTTTCTCCTCGAGCCGCTGGTCAAGGTCATCGAACGGGGGGGGAGAAGCCGGACGACGAGTATCTTCGTTGTCTTTTTTCTGGTGGCCATCGCCATGGCCCTCAGCGCCCTGTGGCTCGCTCCCCACTGGCAACAGATGTGGGGCTCCCTCAAGACGGACATCCCCCGCTACACCTCTGGCCTGATCACCTTTCTCAGGAGCGCCCAGAACGACCTGCGCCAGCACCTCCCCTTTATCGACAGCTACGACCTGCCGGCCCGGGCCCGGGCCCTTGCTGAACAGCTCGTATCCCAGATCCTGGTCCAGACCCCCCGGTCGGCCCTGCGCCTGGCCAGCCTTCTGTTCATCGTCCCGCTTTTCTCCTTCTTTTTCCTCCGCGACGGCCAGCGGATCATGCGCGCCATCATCGCCCTGGCCCCCAATCGCCACTTCGAGATGGCCCACGACCTCTCCTACGGCATCAGCCGCCAACTGGCTCACTTCATTCGCGGCCGCATTCTCGAGGCCTTTATCGTCGGGCTGGTGGTGGCCATCGGACTCTCCTTCACCGATATCCGCTATGCCCCGCTCCTCGGAGTCTTTGCCGGGGTCACCAACCTGATCCCCTATATCGGCCCCCTGATCGGCATGATCCCGGGGATTCTCATCGCTCTGGTCGACCTCGGCCTTGGGGGGGAATTCTGGTGGATCGTCACGGTCTACTTCCTCATCGCCCAGGTGATCGTCGACGGCTTCATCCTCATCCCGGTCCTGATTTCCCGGGTCTCCAACCTTCATCCCCTGTGGGTGATCCTGGCGATCATCATGGGGGGCAAACTCTACGGCGTCCTCGGCATGATCATCGGCGTTCCCGTGGCCAGCATCATCAAGATTACCATTCTCGAAATCCGCCACTACAGACGCACCTTCACACTCCCCGAAGTCGCAGGCGACGGCGAGCGGATCCTCTGA
- a CDS encoding cache domain-containing protein — protein sequence MSRYRRLFKNFSLRSKMLVLVLPLVVVPIIVVGSVIGFISTQQAYRGITQTSKADLEHMATFTTDLLNSHYQQFQVYKEDKQKSFIKGLTSMVGMATDLVEVEYNQQKKGRLSMAAAKAEAKKALKRVNVGDTGYIFAMTSKGDLEIHVAQEGENILDAQDENGRHFIREIVSSALKSRPGEVLYIIYPWRNAALGDSSPRKKIAAYRYFKEWDWIIAASGYLEETYEDNAFERNAFADLKARIQEKKVGQTGYIYTMDSRGTFTIHPDAEGRNLIDARDAEGNSFLRQMCREKDGWIRYPWQNPGDPAPRMKIVRYTYFAPWDWIVAVGSYEDEFYHEANLIKGQTFLSMLALTILACAVSVILVSLAAKIFTDPIQRMIAVIRQVKQGRLDRQMVIEGNDELGELAATFNRMTEIIKRNREMESTLAQQGKMASLGVLSSGVAHEINNPLGVILGYAGYLEKKIPPEDPNYAFIHEIKRESKRCKKIVQDLLSYARTPNPVLEATDINELLGQIVDFAANHTDLYFVTMVRNFSPDLPEVMVDADQLRQVAINLILNAGAAMPEGGEIEVATALNDDGRLRITIADNGAGIPAENLEKIFEPFFTTKARGTGLGLAITKQIIDLHQGRISIDSTVGQGTMVTIVLPLKREEY from the coding sequence ATGAGCCGCTACCGCCGTTTGTTCAAAAATTTCAGTCTCCGCTCCAAGATGCTGGTTCTGGTCCTCCCCCTGGTGGTGGTGCCGATCATCGTCGTCGGCAGCGTCATCGGCTTCATTTCCACCCAGCAGGCCTACCGGGGGATCACCCAGACGAGCAAGGCCGACCTGGAGCACATGGCGACCTTCACCACCGACCTCCTCAACTCCCACTATCAGCAATTTCAGGTTTACAAGGAAGACAAGCAGAAGAGCTTCATCAAGGGGCTGACCTCCATGGTCGGAATGGCCACCGACCTGGTGGAGGTCGAATACAACCAGCAGAAAAAAGGGCGGCTCTCCATGGCCGCCGCCAAGGCCGAGGCAAAAAAAGCGCTCAAGAGGGTCAACGTCGGCGACACCGGCTACATTTTCGCCATGACCAGCAAGGGAGATCTGGAAATCCACGTCGCCCAGGAAGGGGAGAACATTCTCGATGCCCAGGACGAAAACGGCCGCCATTTCATCCGCGAAATCGTCTCCTCGGCCCTGAAATCCCGCCCCGGCGAGGTCCTCTACATCATCTATCCCTGGCGCAACGCCGCCCTCGGCGACTCTTCGCCGCGCAAGAAGATCGCCGCCTACCGTTACTTCAAGGAGTGGGACTGGATCATCGCCGCCAGCGGCTACCTCGAGGAGACCTACGAGGACAACGCCTTCGAACGCAACGCCTTTGCCGACCTCAAGGCGCGGATCCAGGAAAAAAAGGTCGGCCAGACCGGCTACATCTACACCATGGACTCAAGGGGAACCTTCACCATCCACCCCGATGCCGAAGGGCGCAACCTCATCGACGCCAGGGACGCCGAAGGAAATTCCTTCCTCCGGCAGATGTGCCGGGAGAAAGACGGCTGGATCCGTTACCCCTGGCAGAACCCCGGCGACCCGGCACCGCGGATGAAGATTGTAAGGTACACCTATTTCGCCCCCTGGGACTGGATCGTCGCCGTCGGCTCCTACGAGGATGAGTTCTACCACGAGGCGAACCTCATCAAGGGGCAGACCTTCCTGAGCATGCTCGCCCTGACGATCCTCGCCTGTGCCGTTTCGGTGATCCTCGTCTCCCTGGCCGCCAAGATCTTTACCGACCCGATTCAGCGGATGATCGCCGTGATCCGCCAGGTCAAGCAGGGACGCCTCGACCGGCAGATGGTCATCGAGGGGAACGACGAACTCGGCGAACTGGCGGCGACCTTCAACCGCATGACGGAAATCATCAAACGCAACCGGGAGATGGAATCGACCCTCGCCCAGCAGGGGAAGATGGCCTCTCTCGGGGTCCTCTCTTCGGGGGTGGCCCACGAAATCAACAACCCCCTCGGGGTGATCCTCGGCTACGCCGGCTATCTGGAAAAAAAGATCCCGCCGGAAGATCCCAACTACGCCTTCATCCATGAGATCAAGCGCGAGAGCAAACGGTGCAAGAAGATCGTCCAGGACCTCCTCAGCTACGCCCGCACCCCCAATCCGGTCCTCGAGGCGACGGACATCAACGAGCTCCTCGGCCAGATCGTCGACTTCGCCGCCAACCACACCGATCTCTATTTCGTCACCATGGTGCGAAACTTCTCCCCTGACCTGCCGGAAGTCATGGTCGATGCCGACCAGCTCCGCCAGGTGGCGATCAATCTGATCCTCAACGCCGGCGCGGCAATGCCGGAAGGGGGGGAAATCGAGGTGGCCACCGCCCTGAACGACGACGGCCGGCTGCGCATCACCATCGCCGACAACGGCGCCGGCATCCCGGCGGAGAACCTGGAAAAGATCTTCGAACCCTTTTTCACCACCAAGGCCCGGGGAACGGGACTCGGCCTGGCGATCACCAAGCAGATCATCGACCTCCATCAGGGACGGATCTCCATCGACAGCACCGTCGGTCAGGGGACGATGGTCACCATCGTGCTGCCGCTGAAACGGGAAGAATACTGA
- a CDS encoding sigma-54-dependent transcriptional regulator, translated as MAPKKIMIIDNEEGLCRMMEAVLMDNGYAVRSFTDPLDAVSTFRPGTWDLVISDIKMPGIDGLEVLQRLKEAEPGIPVIMITAYATVEMSIQALRKGAYDMLTKPFEPDELLYRVKNALNHNQLLAENRELRQELAGKFNFGNIIGASPALKALLDKVEKVAIRDTSVLITGESGTGKELIAQAIHYNSPRRDKRFVAINCGALPESILESELFGYKKGAFTGAAEDRMGLIEAADGGTLFLDEVGNLPMNVQKTLLRFLQEREFLRIGDNKPTRVDVRIISATNSELLAEVERGTFREDLYYRFNVVNLHLPPLRERREDIPLIAAHFIALQNQEFGTRIKGLSPEAARAAAAFAWPGNIRQLKNVIEACMTLEGGETIALGTLAQFIEVDGFETGAGDDDYTSALARFEIEYLRDLLQKRGGNIDEVARVAGMNMATVYRKLKKYGLKKGDVL; from the coding sequence ATGGCACCGAAAAAAATCATGATCATCGACAACGAGGAGGGGCTGTGCCGGATGATGGAGGCGGTCCTCATGGACAACGGCTACGCCGTGCGCTCCTTCACCGACCCTCTGGACGCCGTCAGCACCTTCCGCCCCGGCACCTGGGACCTGGTCATCAGCGACATCAAGATGCCTGGGATCGACGGCCTCGAGGTGCTGCAGCGCCTCAAGGAGGCCGAGCCGGGGATCCCGGTCATCATGATCACCGCCTACGCCACCGTCGAGATGTCGATCCAGGCCCTGCGCAAGGGGGCCTACGACATGCTGACCAAGCCCTTCGAACCCGATGAGCTCCTCTACCGGGTCAAGAACGCGCTCAACCACAACCAGCTCCTGGCCGAAAATCGCGAACTGCGCCAGGAACTGGCCGGCAAATTCAACTTCGGCAACATCATTGGCGCCTCGCCCGCCCTCAAGGCCCTTCTCGACAAGGTGGAAAAGGTGGCGATCCGCGACACCTCGGTGCTGATCACCGGCGAATCGGGGACCGGCAAGGAGCTCATCGCCCAGGCGATCCATTACAATTCGCCGCGCCGCGACAAGCGCTTCGTCGCCATCAACTGCGGCGCCCTTCCCGAGTCGATCCTCGAGAGCGAACTCTTCGGCTACAAGAAGGGGGCCTTCACCGGTGCCGCCGAGGACCGCATGGGGCTCATCGAGGCCGCCGACGGCGGAACCCTCTTTCTCGACGAGGTCGGCAACCTGCCGATGAACGTGCAGAAGACCCTGCTGCGTTTCCTCCAGGAGCGGGAATTTCTCCGCATCGGCGACAATAAACCGACACGGGTCGACGTGCGGATCATCTCGGCGACCAACTCGGAACTCCTGGCCGAGGTCGAGCGGGGAACCTTCCGCGAAGACCTCTATTACCGCTTCAATGTCGTCAACCTTCACCTCCCCCCCCTGCGGGAACGCCGGGAGGATATCCCGCTCATCGCCGCCCATTTCATCGCCCTGCAAAACCAGGAGTTCGGAACCCGCATCAAGGGGCTCTCTCCCGAGGCCGCCCGCGCCGCCGCCGCCTTTGCCTGGCCCGGCAACATCCGCCAGCTCAAGAACGTCATCGAGGCTTGCATGACCCTCGAGGGGGGAGAGACCATTGCCCTCGGCACCCTGGCCCAGTTCATCGAGGTCGACGGCTTCGAGACCGGAGCCGGTGACGACGACTATACCAGCGCCCTGGCCCGCTTCGAGATCGAGTACCTGCGGGACCTGCTGCAGAAGCGGGGCGGCAATATCGACGAGGTCGCCCGGGTGGCCGGGATGAACATGGCCACCGTCTATCGCAAGCTCAAGAAATACGGACTCAAAAAGGGGGATGTGCTGTAA
- a CDS encoding acetate uptake transporter → MTADNAPPVISSAPGENAAPPAPLGLLTLGLTTILLGLGKSGLVAIDNQVLAFAIFYAGLFQVIVGISEHKRQKSFGAIAFTSLGLFWLSLLALTIFPALGWGGEPKAANMVAYLTMWGLFAAILFLATFRLNRVLQGVFGSLMAFFLLLAMAASSGNPVFTLFAGYAGMICGSLALYAGVAQRLNERAGRTVAPLGTWKGATRPADRPL, encoded by the coding sequence ATGACCGCCGACAATGCACCCCCTGTCATCTCCTCCGCCCCCGGGGAAAATGCCGCTCCCCCCGCCCCCCTGGGACTCCTGACGCTCGGACTGACGACGATCCTCCTCGGCCTGGGGAAAAGCGGCCTGGTCGCCATCGACAATCAGGTCCTCGCCTTCGCCATCTTCTACGCCGGACTCTTTCAAGTCATCGTCGGCATCAGCGAGCACAAACGGCAGAAAAGTTTCGGCGCCATCGCCTTCACCTCCCTCGGCCTCTTCTGGCTCTCGCTTCTGGCCCTGACGATCTTTCCCGCCCTCGGCTGGGGGGGAGAACCCAAGGCCGCCAACATGGTCGCCTATCTGACCATGTGGGGACTCTTTGCCGCCATCCTCTTTCTTGCCACCTTCCGCCTCAACCGCGTCCTGCAGGGGGTCTTCGGGTCCCTGATGGCCTTCTTCCTCCTCTTGGCCATGGCCGCCTCGTCCGGAAACCCGGTCTTCACCCTCTTCGCCGGGTACGCCGGGATGATCTGCGGATCCCTGGCTCTCTATGCCGGTGTGGCCCAGCGCCTCAACGAGAGGGCCGGACGCACCGTCGCCCCCCTGGGGACCTGGAAGGGGGCGACCCGCCCCGCCGACCGTCCGCTTTAA
- a CDS encoding rhomboid family intramembrane serine protease encodes MQEPRYRIVFRGQIAFGFDRDEVRDNLKNLCRFDEGRVERLFSGGGVLKSDLDAVTAGKYLAALERTGALCTLEPLPAPTPQAAAVAKAPAATLHCPHCHREQPPGTECRHCGIVFERYLQVQARKAAMAAEKGSQPDRGVEASTLPADAPLLERIADYLCRHRERAFVLKAFGVIAAILLLKSFLSGIFFLILFLFFPLGFLFYVRAEAASTGQSPTAVLAQHITLMPIMYAEGERKKEGVSWLTYTLILLNVLVFYGYEIHADIEFLSDNLVFLPHAPNLWNVPVSAVTALFLHAGNGHLWGNMLFLWAVGTVVERRIGFRRLGAFYLLSGLMAGLLSVVVARTFLGETAHGLGASGAISGIMGVFAVRCYFKSMVFPLPILGIFSLILPISLKVRLNSLVIIGLFFLSDLSGGLGQLTGSNASNIGHWAHIGGMLCGIALASLFRLGDEAVEERHMEIGAQALAGGKVSLAAGEESLRLTLRQNPRNTEALLLLARIRSKHQTSEEGRDLYRRAIPELLRVNPKEAASVFREYYQKYLQGVETAAQYRLAGIFYQEGDLELAYRCIEGVLQDPETTSEVRQRALFQSARILEEQGLTDSAAACYRRIIEEFPTSPHLDRARVRLASA; translated from the coding sequence ATGCAGGAGCCACGTTACCGCATCGTTTTTCGCGGTCAGATCGCCTTCGGCTTTGACCGGGACGAGGTCCGGGACAATCTGAAAAATCTCTGCCGCTTTGACGAGGGGAGGGTCGAGCGCCTTTTCTCCGGCGGCGGGGTACTCAAGTCTGATCTCGACGCTGTCACGGCCGGCAAATACCTGGCTGCCCTCGAGCGCACCGGGGCTCTCTGCACCCTCGAACCCCTTCCCGCGCCGACTCCGCAGGCGGCGGCCGTCGCCAAGGCGCCTGCGGCAACGCTGCATTGTCCCCACTGCCACAGGGAGCAGCCGCCGGGGACCGAATGCCGCCACTGCGGCATAGTCTTCGAGCGTTATCTCCAGGTTCAGGCCCGCAAAGCGGCCATGGCCGCCGAGAAGGGGAGTCAACCAGACCGGGGAGTCGAGGCCTCGACGCTGCCGGCTGACGCCCCTCTCCTTGAGCGGATCGCCGATTATCTTTGCCGGCATCGGGAGCGGGCCTTCGTTCTCAAAGCCTTCGGGGTCATCGCCGCCATCCTCCTCCTCAAGTCCTTTCTCAGCGGCATCTTTTTCCTCATCCTCTTCCTCTTCTTCCCTCTCGGCTTTCTCTTCTATGTGCGCGCGGAGGCCGCCAGCACAGGACAGAGCCCCACGGCGGTCCTCGCCCAGCACATCACCCTGATGCCGATAATGTACGCCGAAGGGGAGCGCAAGAAGGAAGGGGTCAGCTGGCTGACCTACACCCTGATTTTGCTCAACGTCCTGGTCTTTTACGGTTACGAAATCCACGCCGACATCGAATTTCTCTCCGACAACCTCGTCTTTCTCCCCCACGCCCCCAACCTCTGGAACGTTCCGGTGAGCGCGGTGACCGCACTCTTTCTCCACGCCGGCAACGGTCACCTCTGGGGGAACATGCTTTTTCTCTGGGCCGTGGGGACCGTCGTCGAGCGCCGCATCGGATTCCGCCGCTTAGGGGCCTTCTACCTCCTTTCCGGGCTCATGGCCGGGTTACTGTCGGTGGTGGTGGCCCGCACCTTTCTCGGCGAAACGGCTCACGGCCTCGGCGCCTCGGGGGCCATCTCCGGGATCATGGGGGTTTTTGCGGTGCGCTGCTATTTCAAGAGCATGGTCTTCCCCCTGCCGATTCTCGGCATCTTCTCCCTGATCCTCCCCATCAGCCTCAAGGTGCGCCTCAACTCCCTGGTGATCATCGGCCTTTTCTTCCTCTCCGACCTCAGCGGCGGCCTCGGCCAGCTCACCGGGAGCAACGCCTCGAACATCGGTCACTGGGCGCACATCGGCGGCATGCTCTGCGGCATCGCACTGGCCTCCCTCTTCCGCCTCGGCGACGAAGCGGTGGAGGAGCGCCACATGGAGATCGGCGCCCAGGCCCTGGCCGGCGGCAAGGTCTCCCTCGCCGCCGGCGAGGAGTCCCTGCGCCTGACCTTACGCCAGAACCCCCGCAACACGGAGGCACTCCTCCTGCTCGCCCGCATCCGGAGCAAGCACCAGACCTCGGAGGAGGGGCGGGACCTCTATCGCAGGGCCATCCCCGAACTCCTCCGGGTCAACCCGAAGGAGGCGGCCAGCGTGTTTCGGGAGTATTATCAAAAATACCTGCAGGGGGTCGAAACCGCGGCCCAGTACCGTCTCGCCGGGATATTCTACCAGGAGGGGGACCTGGAACTGGCCTACCGGTGCATCGAGGGGGTCCTCCAAGATCCGGAAACGACGTCCGAAGTCCGTCAGCGTGCCCTCTTCCAAAGCGCAAGAATTCTTGAGGAGCAGGGCTTAACGGACTCTGCTGCCGCCTGTTATCGGCGGATCATCGAAGAATTCCCCACCTCCCCCCACCTGGACAGGGCCCGGGTTCGCCTTGCTTCAGCCTGA